A genomic region of Methanolacinia paynteri contains the following coding sequences:
- a CDS encoding desulfoferrodoxin, with protein sequence MTGMPVLYKCDKCGKVIMITSPGEGKLVCCDQDMRLLEAKTADFKTEKHVPIIEKSAGGIKVTVGSTIHPMTEEHHIEWIAVLDGDMFMAKCLKPGDQPVAEFPTSNTGVKAFEYCNIHEFWSNEK encoded by the coding sequence ATGACAGGAATGCCAGTATTATACAAATGCGACAAATGCGGAAAAGTAATTATGATCACAAGCCCCGGAGAAGGAAAGCTTGTATGCTGTGACCAGGATATGCGTCTTCTTGAGGCTAAAACGGCGGATTTCAAGACGGAAAAGCATGTTCCGATCATTGAGAAATCCGCGGGCGGAATCAAGGTGACCGTCGGTTCGACGATCCACCCGATGACCGAAGAGCATCACATCGAATGGATTGCGGTGCTCGACGGTGATATGTTTATGGCAAAGTGCCTGAAGCCCGGCGATCAACCTGTTGCAGAGTTCCCAACCTCAAATACCGGTGTAAAGGCATTTGAGTACTGCAATATTCATGAGTTCTGGTCTAACGAAAAATAA
- a CDS encoding TrkH family potassium uptake protein → MNRLAQFSIIADDLGNVFRFISIGTCIPIIVALIYGEWNMIIPMAMVPLILFLLGTLMLQFPENKREAKLSQALFSVALIWIVCALVGAVPFTLGLGMPYLDAVFEAMSGWTDTGLTMISDVDAVPYTLLFWRSLMQWLGGLGIVAFTIVMLSRTGMNPSRFYRSEGRSEAFMPSIVEQGLNMWKIYLILTFVSVLLILISGVPIWDAVNIAMVAIATGGFSVHTAGIPYYNNPLLEMLIIPVMIAGALPFKIYYLSYYKRKLSFYHDEQPWILFFLIILGFIVITSDLIMFNGLESIDAVRQGIFMAVAGVTSTGFQVSSPDTWAPVSVLFLVFLLFIGGSSGSTAGGIKLSRVALAYRGIVWWFKRIFVSGKAVVPFRYSGRIVPKAEAEAEVSRNMLIILLYFIVVFFSAIIIMHFESPMVDTSNVIFEIVSATCNNGISTGFVNSDLTPFSKVVFIFVMWIGRLEVLPVIVFFMGLIRGFEK, encoded by the coding sequence ATGAATCGCCTTGCGCAATTCTCTATAATTGCTGACGATCTCGGGAATGTTTTCCGGTTTATATCCATCGGGACATGTATCCCTATCATCGTTGCGCTGATTTACGGGGAATGGAATATGATTATTCCTATGGCAATGGTGCCGTTGATCCTTTTCCTGCTCGGCACTCTCATGCTTCAGTTCCCGGAAAACAAGCGTGAGGCAAAACTCAGTCAGGCCCTATTCTCAGTAGCTCTCATATGGATTGTATGTGCTCTTGTGGGTGCCGTTCCGTTCACTTTGGGTCTTGGGATGCCGTACCTGGATGCAGTCTTTGAGGCGATGTCGGGCTGGACGGATACCGGCCTTACGATGATTTCGGATGTTGATGCAGTCCCTTATACGCTCCTTTTCTGGCGCTCCCTTATGCAGTGGCTTGGAGGTCTGGGTATCGTAGCATTTACCATAGTAATGCTTTCGAGGACAGGGATGAATCCTTCGAGATTCTACCGCTCGGAGGGCCGTTCAGAGGCCTTCATGCCGAGCATAGTCGAGCAGGGTCTCAACATGTGGAAGATCTACCTGATCCTCACCTTTGTATCTGTTCTCCTGATCTTGATCTCGGGAGTTCCGATCTGGGATGCTGTGAATATTGCAATGGTCGCGATTGCAACAGGGGGATTTTCCGTTCATACTGCAGGGATACCATACTACAACAACCCGCTCCTGGAGATGCTGATAATTCCGGTGATGATAGCCGGTGCTCTTCCGTTCAAGATTTACTACCTCTCGTATTATAAGAGGAAGCTGAGTTTTTATCACGATGAACAGCCGTGGATACTGTTCTTCCTGATTATTTTGGGATTTATTGTGATAACATCGGATTTGATCATGTTTAACGGCCTTGAGAGTATCGATGCAGTCCGGCAGGGTATATTCATGGCGGTGGCGGGAGTCACAAGTACAGGTTTTCAGGTTTCTTCTCCTGATACATGGGCCCCTGTTTCAGTTCTTTTCCTGGTTTTCCTCCTGTTTATCGGCGGCTCATCAGGAAGTACGGCCGGCGGTATAAAATTATCAAGGGTTGCTCTTGCATACAGGGGTATCGTATGGTGGTTTAAGAGGATATTCGTAAGCGGCAAGGCTGTGGTACCGTTCAGGTACAGCGGCAGGATCGTCCCGAAAGCCGAAGCTGAGGCGGAAGTCTCCCGCAATATGCTGATAATACTACTTTATTTTATAGTGGTCTTCTTTTCGGCTATAATCATCATGCATTTCGAATCCCCCATGGTCGACACGAGCAACGTAATATTCGAGATCGTCTCTGCGACGTGTAACAACGGTATAAGCACCGGTTTTGTCAACAGTGATCTGACGCCTTTCAGCAAGGTTGTCTTCATCTTCGTGATGTGGATTGGCAGGCTTGAGGTTCTGCCGGTGATCGTATTCTTCATGGGCCTGATAAGGGGCTTTGAGAAGTGA
- the ndk gene encoding nucleoside-diphosphate kinase → MDRTFLMVKPDGVQRGLIGEIVARLENKGLKMVAAKFEKLPEERVMEHYAEHVNKPFFPGLKSYITSGPCFLMVWEGKNVVSITRQMIGATNPAEAAPGTIRGDYALEIGMNVIHGSDSNETAEREIAIHFKPEEISGYERIDEKFLYE, encoded by the coding sequence ATGGATCGCACCTTCCTTATGGTAAAGCCCGACGGTGTCCAGAGAGGACTTATTGGTGAGATCGTCGCCCGTCTCGAGAACAAAGGTCTCAAGATGGTCGCGGCAAAGTTCGAAAAACTTCCTGAAGAACGTGTCATGGAGCACTACGCGGAACATGTAAACAAACCGTTCTTCCCGGGACTCAAATCATACATAACAAGCGGACCGTGCTTCCTCATGGTATGGGAAGGAAAGAACGTAGTCTCGATTACAAGGCAGATGATCGGTGCGACAAACCCGGCAGAAGCCGCACCCGGTACAATCCGCGGGGACTATGCTCTTGAGATCGGAATGAACGTAATTCACGGCTCCGACTCCAACGAAACCGCAGAGAGAGAGATCGCGATTCACTTCAAACCTGAGGAGATCTCAGGATACGAGAGAATCGACGAGAAATTCCTCTACGAATAA
- a CDS encoding 50S ribosomal protein L24e codes for MVDTYTCTFCGEKIEPGTGKMYVRKDGTIFYFCSQKCQNNYRLGRVPRRVEWTEAGRKALGKE; via the coding sequence ATGGTGGACACATATACCTGCACATTCTGCGGGGAGAAGATCGAGCCTGGAACAGGAAAGATGTACGTCAGGAAGGACGGCACAATCTTCTATTTCTGCAGCCAGAAGTGCCAGAACAACTACCGCCTCGGCAGGGTCCCGCGCCGCGTAGAGTGGACGGAAGCAGGACGCAAGGCTCTCGGAAAGGAGTGA
- a CDS encoding 30S ribosomal protein S28e translates to MADATPAEVIEVIGSTGMHGEAQQVKCRILDGSNKGRIITRNTVGPIREGDVLMLLETEREAKKLSRR, encoded by the coding sequence ATGGCAGATGCAACGCCTGCGGAAGTTATTGAGGTAATAGGATCAACGGGCATGCATGGGGAGGCCCAGCAGGTCAAGTGCCGAATCCTCGATGGCTCCAACAAGGGAAGAATTATTACAAGGAACACCGTAGGACCTATCCGCGAAGGTGACGTGCTCATGCTCCTTGAAACAGAGCGTGAAGCCAAGAAACTCTCGAGGCGCTAA
- the rpl7ae gene encoding 50S ribosomal protein L7Ae, which produces MSKVYVKFEVPDEIQNKALEVLEISRDTGKIKKGSNEVTKAVERGVAQLVLIGGDVEPEEIVMHIPALCDEKQCAYVIINQQNDVGAASGLDVGSAAAAIVKPGKAKELLDEVVGQISELRQ; this is translated from the coding sequence ATGTCAAAAGTATACGTAAAATTTGAAGTTCCAGATGAGATCCAGAACAAAGCTCTCGAAGTTCTCGAGATTTCAAGGGACACCGGAAAGATCAAAAAAGGATCGAACGAAGTAACAAAAGCTGTTGAAAGAGGAGTCGCCCAGCTCGTCCTTATCGGCGGAGACGTCGAGCCCGAGGAGATTGTAATGCACATCCCAGCACTCTGCGACGAGAAGCAGTGTGCATATGTCATTATCAACCAGCAGAACGATGTCGGAGCAGCAAGCGGTCTTGACGTGGGATCGGCAGCAGCCGCGATCGTCAAACCCGGAAAGGCAAAAGAACTCCTTGACGAAGTTGTCGGACAGATCTCCGAACTCAGGCAGTGA